GCGTGGCTGACCCTGGAAGGGCTCGACGGGCTGACGTGGCTGCGCTTCCTGATCTGGTTCGCGGTCGGGATCGTCGTGTACGCGCTGTACGGCTATCGGCGCTCGCTGCTGCGCACGGAGCGATGACCGCCGGCGACACTCTCCCCGCGAGCCCGTCCGGCGCGGCAGCGCACCTGCGGCGCGTTCTCGGGCTGCGCGACTTGGTCGTCGTCGCGGGCGCCTCGATGGGGCCGGCGTTCTCGGTCGCCACGACGCTGGCCGCAATGCTCACCGCGACGGGCCGCTGGACGTGGCTCGCCGTGCTGATCGTCACCGCGCTGATGGCGATGATCGCGTCCGGCTACAAGCGCTTGGGTGAGCGCGTCCGCGACGCCGGATCGTCGTACGCGTGGATTCGGACGGCGTTCGGCCCGGTGGCGGGTGCCTATGGCGCGTGGATCTTGCTGGTCGCGAACGTGTTTGCGATCCTGGCGACCGCACTGCCGGCCGGCGCCTACACGCTCGACTTGCTTGCGCCGGCGCTCGTCCCGAACGGTGGCGCCGTCGCGCTGGCGGCCTGCGGCTGGATCGCCGCGACCGCGCTGTTGTTGTGGTACGGCCTGCGGCCGACGACGATGCTCGCGCTGGCCTTGCTGGTGGCCGAAGTGCTCGTCCTCCTCGCCGCGGCGAGGGCCTCCGCCGGCGCGCCGCGTCCGGAAGCCCTCGCCTTCTCCGGGACGCCGCTCGCCTGGGGCGCCCTCGGGCCTGCCATCGTCCTGGGCGTCTGGCTGCTCGACGGCTGGGAGGCGTGCGCGTCCACCTCTGAGGAGGCGCACGGCGCGGCGTCCGTCCCCGGGCCGGCGCCCTCGTCGGATTGATCCTCACCAGCCTGCTCGTCCTCGGCGCGACCTGGGCGTTCGCGCGCATCGGAAGCGCGCAGGGCTTCGCCGAGCACAAGGACGACGCGCTGGCGTACGTCGGCGGGCTGCTGGGCGGCTGGTGGCCGAGAGTTTTGATCGCGACGGTCCTCGTCTCGCTCGCCGCTTCGCTGCAGGCGACGCTGGTCTACCTCTCGCGCAGCGTCTACGCGATGGGCCGCGACGGCGTGCTGCCCCGGGTGTTCGGGGCGCTGGACCGCCGCGCTCAGCCAGGCTGGTCGATCCTCTCGATCACGGCCCTGGCGCTCGCCTTCACGCTGCTCACCGGGCTCGTGCCGAAAGCCAAAGACGCCTTCGACGTGGTGCTGAAGGGGACGGCCTGGTACACCGGCGCGCTCTTCGTCGTCACCGCCGCGGCCGCGGTCCGGATCTTCGGCCCGGAGGGAACCGCCCGCTGGTCCGGAGCCGTTCTGCCGGGGAGCGCCGCAGCGGTGCTGGCCGCGGTCCTGGTGCAAGCGCTCAAAACGGACGATCCCCTCACCAGGGGTTTCATCGCCGCCTCCGCAATCATCGGGCTTCCCCTGGCGCTGTGGCGCGGACGTTCGGTCCGCCGGGCCGCGCCGTCCGGGGGCGGACCTACGACCGGGAGTCGCTTTTGAACGACAAAGAAATCGTTTTGACCCGCGACGGGCTCAAGAAGCTCGAGGACGAGCTCGACGAGCTCAAGTCCGTCCATCGGCGCGAGGTCAACGAACGCATCCGTCAAGCTAAAGAGTTCGGCGACATCTCCGAGAACGCGGAGTACGAGGACGCAAAGCAGGAGCAGGCTTTCGTCGAAGGCCGCATCCTCAAGCTCGAGACGATGATTCGCAACGCGCGCGTGATCGACGCGTCGGACTACGTCGCCGACGAAGTCCATCTCGGCGCGACGATCAAGGTCAAAGAGACGAGCTCCGGAACCTCGCACGAGTTCACCATCGTGGGCTCCGCCGAAGCCGATCCGAAGAACGCGCGGCTCTCGAACGAGTCGCCGCTCGGGCGCGCGCTGATGGGCCGCAAGAAAGGCGAGACGGTCGACGTCACCACGCCGCGCGGCCAGATGAAGTACAAGATCGAGTCGATCAACAAGGACCCGAAGAAAACCAAGAAAGCGTCCTAGCGCGTCGCCATGGCTGATCTCGTAGCAGCACGGCGTGCGCGTCTCGCCGCGTTGCGCGAGCGCGGCGTCGATCCGTTCGCCGCCACCCGCTATGAGGTCACCGCGCACGCGGCCGAGCTCGCGGCGAAGTACGCGGACCTGCCGGAGCAAGGCCGCGCCGAGGAAGAGTCGTGGTCGCTGGCGGGGCGCATCATGGCGGCGCGCGGGCAGGGCAAGGTGATCTTCTTCGACCTGCACGACCGCACCGGGCGCTTTCAGCTCTTCGTGCGGCAGAACGACGTGGGCGAGGAACGGTTCGCGCTCGCCAAGGAGATCGAGCGCGGCGACGTCGCCGGCGCAACCGGCTTCGTCTTCCGCACCAAGGCCGGCGACCTCGCGCTGCACGTGCGGTCCTTCGAGGTGCTGGCGAAAGCGCTGCAGCCGCTCCCCGACAAGTGGCACGGCTTGCAAGACGTCGAGAAGCGCTACCGCCGCCGGTACGTCGACCTCATCGTCAACCCGCACGTGCGCGACGTGATGCTCGCGCGCTCGCGGATCGTCGCCGAGATGCGGCGCTTCATCGACGCCGCAGGCTTCTTCGAGGTCGAGACGCCGACGCTGCTGCACGTCGCCGGCGGCGCGACGGCGCGCCCGTTCGTGACGCATTCGAACGCGCTCGACATCGAGCTGAACCTGCGGATCGCGACGGAGCTGAACCTCAAGCGGCTGATCGTCGGCGGGATGGAGCGCGTCTACGAGATCGGGCGCATCTTCCGCAACGAGGGGATCGACACCACCCACAATCCCGAGTTCACCATGCTCGAGCTGTACGCGGCGTACTGGAACGTCGAGGACATGATGCGCTTCAACGAAGAGCTCATGGCGCACCTCGCGCGGACCGTCTCCGGGACCGAGACGGTGCTGCACGGCGAGGACGCGATCTCGTTCAAGACGCCGTTCCGGCGGATCGGCTACCTCGGCGCGTTCAAGGACATCGCAGGGATCGAGCGCGAGCAGCTGCTGAACCCGCAGGGGGCCGCCCAGCTGCTGCGCGAGTACGGGATCCCCGAGTCGCCGACGCACGCGCACGCGCTCGACAAGCTCTTCGAGCGGATCGTCGAGCCGACGCTGCTGCAGCCGACGTTCGTGTACGGATATCCGGTCCTGCTCTCGCCGCTGGCGAAGCGGATGCCGGACGATCCCGAGCTGACGCAGCGCTACGAGCTGTTCGCCGGCCACATGGAGCTCGCCAACGCGTTCACCGAGCTGAACGATCCCGACGACCAGCGCCGCCGCTTCGAGTTGCAGGTCGCCGAGAAAGCGGCCGGCGACGAAGAGGTTCCGCCGCCCGACTGGGACTTCGTGACCGCGCTCGAGTACGGGATGCCGCCGACCGCCGGGATCGGGATCGGCGTCGACCGGCTGGTGATGATGCTGACGAACAACGCCTCGATCCGGGACGTGCTGCTGTTCCCGCTCCAACGGCCGCTCCCGCTCGCCGCGCGCGCCGCCGAAGACGAAGCAGCCGAGGACGAACCCGCCGAGCCCTGAATCGCGTTCGGTGGCGGCTCGCAACCTTCGCGCTCCGGGGCGTAGTTTCACGGGTGCCATGCTGAAACGTGATTTGACCGGCTCGTATCCGCGCTCCGTGCGCGAGGAGTACCTCGGTGTCGTTCAGCTCGGGCGCGCCGTCGACAAAGGGATAGCGACCGCGAACGGGCTCAACGGCGAGTACAACTACGACTGCCCGATGGACAAGGGCGTCTTCGAATTTCTCGGCATCGACGGCGGCGCGCTGCTCGAGGTGATCAAGAACGCGCAGAGCGAGTCGGAGATCGAAGCGTATCTCAAACCGTTCGTCGAGAAGAAGTCGCCGGCGGAGATCAGGGCCTTCAACGAGGAGTTCCTCGAGGACGGTCCCGAGCCCGGCAGCAGCGGCGAAGCGTATTTCTTGAACCTGCGCAATCAAGTCGCGCCGCATCGCACCGACGTCACGACGTGGCCCGATCTGCTCGACCTCGACGAGAAGCGCGACGTGCCGCAACGCGCCGGCGTGTGAAACCGCCGCAAGAATTCGTACGAAAGAGACCGTCGCGAGGCGGTCTCTTTTCTTTCTGGCAATAGCCTTGGAACGAGCGAGCGGACGGAACGAGACGCATCGCCGGAGACCCGCGTTCACACTACCGCGACGTATTCAACCGGGTGGGCTCGGGCGGGCGTCGACAACCCACACGCGGAGCATCCCATGCTCGAACACCACGGGTCGGTGCTGAGAAATCTCTTTGCACTACCCTTCACGGCCGCATTCCTCGGCGCCGTCCTGGAACACGATTACGAGACGCATCGCCACCTGCTCAACGTGGGCGCCCTGTGCGCGCGGGTCGCAACCACGGCCGGCCTCTCGAGCGAGGAGGCGATCGTCCTCGGCCAGGCGGGCCTCTTTCACGACGTCGGAAAGCTGCACATCCGCGCGGCGCTGCTGAACGCGACCCACCCGCTGAGCGAGGCCGAGTGGCGCATCATGCGGGCGCACGCTCCCCGCGGGCAACAGATGCTCGACGCGCAGGGCGCCCATGCGCTCGCGGCGATCGTGCGCGGCCACCACGAGCGGCTCGACGGCTCCGGGTATCCCGACGGGTTGCGCGGGCTCGCGATCCCGTGGGAGACGCGGCTCCTCGCCGTCGTCGACGCGTACGACGCGATGCGCTCGGGGCGCCCGTACGCGGCGCCGATCTCGCACGAGGACGCGCTCGACCGGCTCAGCTCGGCGAGCGCGCTGTTCGATCCGGAGGCCGTGCACGCGCTCGCGCTGACGCTCGGCACGCACCGCGCTCCGCGCTTAAAGGCGGTCGCACCGGTTTCGTGAACCTGAACGCGCGTGCCGACGTACCGGCTCGTCGTTGAATACGACGGAAGCGCGTTCCACGGTTTGCAATACCAGCCGGTGCTGCGCACCGTCGCGGGCGCGCTCGAGGACGCGCTCTCGCGGATCTTTCACGAGCCGGTGAAGATCACCGCCGCCGGCCGTACGGATGCCGGCGTGCATGCGACCGGCCAAGTCGTCTCCTTCGCGGCCGCGCGTGATTTTCCGATCGAGCGGCTCGCGCTCGCGCTCAACGACACGACGCCGCGCGATCTCGTCGTCCGCGACGCGGCGCTGGTCGGCGAACGTTTCTCGGCGCGCTTCGACGCGCTCGAGCGCGTCTACGACTACCTGATCCTCAACCGCGGTTTTCCGTCGGCCGTGTGGCGCGCGCGCGCGTGGCACGTCCCGCGCCCGATCGACGATGCGCGCTTCCTCGCCGCCGCGCAGCCGCTGCTCGGCGAGCACGACTTCGCGACGTTCTGCGGTGAGGCGCCGGAGCACGGCGGAACGGTTCGCGAGGTGCGCGCGATCGAGCTGGCGCGGCGCGACGACGACCTGCTGCGCGTCACCGTGCGCGGCAACGCGTTCCTGCACCGGATGGTCCGCGTGATCGTCGGGACGCTGGTGTGGTCCGCGACCGGCTACCGCGACGTCGCCTTCGCCGAGCGCGCGCTCGCGGCGCGCGACCGCACCGCAGCCGGCGCGACGGCGCCCGCGCACGGGCTCTACCTCGCCGGCGTACGCTACGCCGGCTTCGACACGTACCGCCCCGTGGAGCTCGGTCCTTGAAGAGTTCCGCCGGCGATCGCGCGGACGCGGTCGCGGACCGTCTCGGCGATCCCGTCCACGCCGGCGGTCGCGTCCTTCGTCGTGCGGCTCGCCGCGGCGAGCGTCTTCGAAGCGGCGACAAGGTCGTCACACGCGGCGCGCTGGCGCGCGATCGCGTCCTCGACGCCGCTCGCGTTGCGCTGGATCGCCGCGACGATGTCGACGATCTGATGGTTCGCCGTGTTCTGCTCGTCGAGCGAGCGGACCGCGTCGTGCATCAGCCCGTTCATCTGCTCGACCGAGTTCACGATCGCGGACGCGCCGCTCGCCTGTTCGCGCGCGGCCATCGAGATCTGCTCGATCAAGCGGTTCGCCTCGCCGATCGCCGAGGAGATGTCGCCGATCGCGCGGCCCGCGACGTCGGCCATCTGCAGCCCGCCCTCCGCCTTCGCGCCGGAGCTGCTGGTCGACTTGACGACCTCGGCAGTCTTCGCCTGGATGTCCTTGACCAGGCTCGCGATCTCGCGGGTCGACTGGGCCGAGCTCTCCGCGAGCTTGCGCACTTCGTCGGCGACGACCGCAAAGCCGCGGCCGTGCTCGCCGGCACGCGCCGCTTCGATCGCGGCGTTGAGCGCGAGCAGGTTCGTCTGGTCGGCGATCGCGTCGATCACTTCGACGATCGCGCCGATCCGTTCCGAGGCGCGGCCGAGCTCCTGCATCTTCGCGACGACCGAGGTGATGTCGTTCGCGACCTCGCGCGTCGAGCGCACGAGCCGCTCGACCGCGACGCCGCCGTCCTTCGCCTTCTTGTCCGCTTCGAGCGAGAGCGTCGAGGCTTCGCGCGCGCTGCTCGCCACCTGGTTCACCGAGACGGCCAGCTCGCCGATCGCGGAGCTGACGTTGCCGACGTTGTCGGCGAGCCCGGTCATGTTGCCGGAGACCATGCTGATCGCCGTCACCGTCTCCTCGACGCTGGCCCCCGCCTGCACGACCGCGGCGGTGAGGTCGCCGACCGCGGCGTGCGCGGCCGTCTGCTCGGCGAGCGCGGCCTTGAGCGCTTCCTGGGCCGAGGTTCCGACCGCGTCGCGGGCGTTGACCGCGTCCGCGATCCGGCGCTGCCGCTCGGCCAGCTCGTCGACCGCCGGCCCGAGCGCCGCGACCGCCTCGCTGCGCCGGCGCGCGCCGATCAGCGCCTCGACCAGCCCTTCCAGGCTCTCCGATCCGGCGACGTCGAGCGCCCCGCGGAGGGTCGCGCGCTGCGCCCGCAGGCCGGCGTCGGCGCGCCGGTAGGCCAGGAAGGCGAACGCCGCAGCGACGAGCGCC
The Candidatus Eremiobacterota bacterium genome window above contains:
- a CDS encoding APC family permease, whose product is MILTSLLVLGATWAFARIGSAQGFAEHKDDALAYVGGLLGGWWPRVLIATVLVSLAASLQATLVYLSRSVYAMGRDGVLPRVFGALDRRAQPGWSILSITALALAFTLLTGLVPKAKDAFDVVLKGTAWYTGALFVVTAAAAVRIFGPEGTARWSGAVLPGSAAAVLAAVLVQALKTDDPLTRGFIAASAIIGLPLALWRGRSVRRAAPSGGGPTTGSRF
- a CDS encoding APC family permease; the encoded protein is MTAGDTLPASPSGAAAHLRRVLGLRDLVVVAGASMGPAFSVATTLAAMLTATGRWTWLAVLIVTALMAMIASGYKRLGERVRDAGSSYAWIRTAFGPVAGAYGAWILLVANVFAILATALPAGAYTLDLLAPALVPNGGAVALAACGWIAATALLLWYGLRPTTMLALALLVAEVLVLLAAARASAGAPRPEALAFSGTPLAWGALGPAIVLGVWLLDGWEACASTSEEAHGAASVPGPAPSSD
- the lysS gene encoding lysine--tRNA ligase, producing the protein MADLVAARRARLAALRERGVDPFAATRYEVTAHAAELAAKYADLPEQGRAEEESWSLAGRIMAARGQGKVIFFDLHDRTGRFQLFVRQNDVGEERFALAKEIERGDVAGATGFVFRTKAGDLALHVRSFEVLAKALQPLPDKWHGLQDVEKRYRRRYVDLIVNPHVRDVMLARSRIVAEMRRFIDAAGFFEVETPTLLHVAGGATARPFVTHSNALDIELNLRIATELNLKRLIVGGMERVYEIGRIFRNEGIDTTHNPEFTMLELYAAYWNVEDMMRFNEELMAHLARTVSGTETVLHGEDAISFKTPFRRIGYLGAFKDIAGIEREQLLNPQGAAQLLREYGIPESPTHAHALDKLFERIVEPTLLQPTFVYGYPVLLSPLAKRMPDDPELTQRYELFAGHMELANAFTELNDPDDQRRRFELQVAEKAAGDEEVPPPDWDFVTALEYGMPPTAGIGIGVDRLVMMLTNNASIRDVLLFPLQRPLPLAARAAEDEAAEDEPAEP
- a CDS encoding DUF5069 domain-containing protein, encoding MLKRDLTGSYPRSVREEYLGVVQLGRAVDKGIATANGLNGEYNYDCPMDKGVFEFLGIDGGALLEVIKNAQSESEIEAYLKPFVEKKSPAEIRAFNEEFLEDGPEPGSSGEAYFLNLRNQVAPHRTDVTTWPDLLDLDEKRDVPQRAGV
- the greA gene encoding transcription elongation factor GreA translates to MNDKEIVLTRDGLKKLEDELDELKSVHRREVNERIRQAKEFGDISENAEYEDAKQEQAFVEGRILKLETMIRNARVIDASDYVADEVHLGATIKVKETSSGTSHEFTIVGSAEADPKNARLSNESPLGRALMGRKKGETVDVTTPRGQMKYKIESINKDPKKTKKAS
- the truA gene encoding tRNA pseudouridine(38-40) synthase TruA, with translation MPTYRLVVEYDGSAFHGLQYQPVLRTVAGALEDALSRIFHEPVKITAAGRTDAGVHATGQVVSFAAARDFPIERLALALNDTTPRDLVVRDAALVGERFSARFDALERVYDYLILNRGFPSAVWRARAWHVPRPIDDARFLAAAQPLLGEHDFATFCGEAPEHGGTVREVRAIELARRDDDLLRVTVRGNAFLHRMVRVIVGTLVWSATGYRDVAFAERALAARDRTAAGATAPAHGLYLAGVRYAGFDTYRPVELGP
- a CDS encoding HD domain-containing protein, translated to MLEHHGSVLRNLFALPFTAAFLGAVLEHDYETHRHLLNVGALCARVATTAGLSSEEAIVLGQAGLFHDVGKLHIRAALLNATHPLSEAEWRIMRAHAPRGQQMLDAQGAHALAAIVRGHHERLDGSGYPDGLRGLAIPWETRLLAVVDAYDAMRSGRPYAAPISHEDALDRLSSASALFDPEAVHALALTLGTHRAPRLKAVAPVS